A region of the Leptospira ellinghausenii genome:
CTTGTTCCAAATTGTTTCGTTTTCTTCCAAATACCTTTCTAGGTCAGAATCGGAATGTTTTCCGTAGAGATATTCAAGTAAATAGGAATCACCGGTTAGAAGTTCAATCGCTGGTCTGTCTGATCGAAACTCATACACACCTTTTAAAAACTCAAATTGATCTGGAAACAATCCATTCACTTGTTTTAAGAAATACAAAGTGAAATACAATGAATGGAATTGTTTGGGTTTCAAAACCATTAATTGGTAACCCTCACAAATGATTCCCGCATATTTATGAAATGTAGGTAAAAAACGTAAATTACGTAATAAAAACTTACCTTTTTGGTGAGATAACATTCGTTTATCCAATTCTAACTTTTCTTTGCCCATCAGATAAGGTGCGCCAAATGTTTCGAACGGTTTTGTTGTGCCTCTTCCTTCCGATAAGTTTGTCCCTTCTAACAAACACATACCCGGATACACATAACAAGTATTTTGTGTTGGTATATTTGGAGACGGAGGAACCCATTCAAATGATGTCACCTTGGTTGGATGGAAAACACCAACAGGAACAACTACTACATCAACATTCAAATGAAACGTTTCATTATAATAGGTCAATAAACCTCCTGGCGTTAGACCGTGGCGGTGGAGGACTGATTTGACACCTACAAACGATTGGTAAGTTTCCTGTAAGGGACTTCCTTCCACTTTTGTACCAATTGGATTTGGAGAATCGATTACTAAAAATACAGGTGATTTACCAGTTTCTTTTTTTAATTTAGAAAGTTCTTCTAAGATATAATAAGCAGTCGTTAAAAATGTATAATAACGTGAACCAACATCTTTAATATCGATGATTACTACATCTAAATTTTTTAAACTCTCCTTCGGTGGGACTAAACTACTCTCTTCCTTACCATACAAATTTACAATTTGCATGTCTCCAAAAAGATAAGACAACTCATCTCCACTCACTTGGTCTTGCAACTCAGCAAACAATCCGTGTTCAGGCAAAAAGATAGTTTTTAAATTGAAGATTTCAGAATAAGTTTGAAAATGATACTTTCCAAGATAACCAAAGGCACTTTGATTTGTTAAAATGCCCGCCTGACAACCGCTTAATTTTTGTATGTTCTTCAGAAACTTCATTTGTTTTTTTGAATTGTTTCTTTTTTCTTGAGTGCTGATTCCCAAATGGAAATCATTTTTGATTCATCTAGTCCAACATCTTCTAAAAATAAATTTCTAAATTCCGTAAGTTGGGTAATGAATTGATCAATTGAGTCGATGAGAAAGGATTTATTCTCTTTAAAAATAGAAACCCACATCTCCGCATTTGAGCCCGCAATCCTTGACATATCACGAAAGCCCCCACCCGTAATTGGTTTTGGGATTGAATTTACTTGGTCCATCGTTGTATGATTTTTACCAGCAACATTCACAAGGATTGTCGAAATCACATGTGGCAAATGGGAAACATATGCCAACGTTTCATCATGGACCTTTGCATCCATTTGAATGGTCCACGAACCTATCGTTTCCCAAAATTGTTTCACAAAATCAAAGCTTGTTTGACTCGCCAATTTAGGTTTTGTTAAAATACAAAGTTTATCGACATACAAACTTGGCACTGCGGCTTCCGGACCAGTCTGTTCAGAACCACACATTGGATGTGTTGAAATATAATTGTGTTCGTTATCACCAAAATGGATATTTACGAGATCAACAATCGACTGTTTGGTGGATCCCAAATCAATATAAATTGTCTTTCCTGATTTTGGTAAACTTGGAATGAGTTTCAAAACAGATGCAACAGGTGTACTAAATACAACTAAATCAAAATGATCCCATTCAATCTTTGGATTTTCTTCTAATGTGAATACATGAGTTGCCAATTTTTTCGAAAGGATTGTTGTTTTACTTTTTTTAGATCGAACAACCGCACTAATTTCTGCCTTTGGATATTTTTCTCGAATGGCAAGAGATAAGGATCCACCCATAAGCCCCATTCCATAAATGAGGATACGATCAAGTTTCATGTCGGAAAAGATCCTGCGGTAGGATATGATCCAAGTAGTTTAAAGATTGTACATTGAGATTTTACTGTTTCGAGTAGAGACTTAATTTTTGGATCTGCTTTGTGACCAATAAAATCGATGAAAAAGTGATACTCCCATAAATTCCGCTTGAGGGGTCTAGATTCAATTTTTGTTAAATTCACGGAAGCATCATGGAAAGTTTTGAGTATCTGA
Encoded here:
- a CDS encoding DUF1343 domain-containing protein; translation: MKFLKNIQKLSGCQAGILTNQSAFGYLGKYHFQTYSEIFNLKTIFLPEHGLFAELQDQVSGDELSYLFGDMQIVNLYGKEESSLVPPKESLKNLDVVIIDIKDVGSRYYTFLTTAYYILEELSKLKKETGKSPVFLVIDSPNPIGTKVEGSPLQETYQSFVGVKSVLHRHGLTPGGLLTYYNETFHLNVDVVVVPVGVFHPTKVTSFEWVPPSPNIPTQNTCYVYPGMCLLEGTNLSEGRGTTKPFETFGAPYLMGKEKLELDKRMLSHQKGKFLLRNLRFLPTFHKYAGIICEGYQLMVLKPKQFHSLYFTLYFLKQVNGLFPDQFEFLKGVYEFRSDRPAIELLTGDSYLLEYLYGKHSDSDLERYLEENETIWNKAIKPFRY
- a CDS encoding prephenate dehydrogenase codes for the protein MKLDRILIYGMGLMGGSLSLAIREKYPKAEISAVVRSKKSKTTILSKKLATHVFTLEENPKIEWDHFDLVVFSTPVASVLKLIPSLPKSGKTIYIDLGSTKQSIVDLVNIHFGDNEHNYISTHPMCGSEQTGPEAAVPSLYVDKLCILTKPKLASQTSFDFVKQFWETIGSWTIQMDAKVHDETLAYVSHLPHVISTILVNVAGKNHTTMDQVNSIPKPITGGGFRDMSRIAGSNAEMWVSIFKENKSFLIDSIDQFITQLTEFRNLFLEDVGLDESKMISIWESALKKKETIQKNK